A genomic stretch from Saccharomyces paradoxus chromosome XVI, complete sequence includes:
- the RNY1 gene encoding ribonuclease T2 (Vacuolar RNase of the T(2) family~similar to YPL123C) yields MLLKNLHSLLQLPIFSSVADKGIEPNCPINIPLSCSNKTDINNSCCFEYPGGIFLQTQFWNYFPSKNGLNETELVNELGPLDSFTIHGLWPDNCHGGYQQFCNRSLQIDDVYYLLHDKTFNNNDTSLQIPGTRLLEYLDLYWKSNNGNHESLWIHEFNKHGTCISTIRPECYAEWEANSVDKKRAVYDYFRITYNLFKKLDTFATLKKNGIIPSVDNSYSLEQIKAALRKEFEGKQVFIGCDRHNTLNEVWYYHHLKGSLLSEMFVPMDSLAVRTNCRKDNIKFFPKGYVPPFRRRPNKGEGYRGVVRLSNINNGDQMQGFLIKNGHWMSQGTPANYELIKSPYGNYYLRTTQGFCDVISSSSNELVCKFRNIKDAGQFDFDSTKGGDGYIGYSGKYSWGGNTYPRRRNQSPIFSINGEQGSKKYEFKLKFTKN; encoded by the coding sequence ATGTTACTGAAAAACTTACACAGCTTATTACAATTGCCAATTTTTTCGAGTGTTGCAGATAAGGGCATAGAACCAAACTGCCCTATAAACATTCCATTATCATGTTCTAATAAAACCGATATAAACAACTCATGTTGTTTTGAATATCCTGGTGGGATATTTTTGCAAACCCAATTCTGGAATTACTTTCCAAGCAAAAACGGTTTAAATGAAACCGAATTAGTAAACGAACTAGGACCTCTAGATTCATTTACAATTCATGGATTATGGCCAGATAATTGTCACGGTGGCTATCAACAATTCTGTAATAGGTCTTTACAAATTGACGATGTGTACTACTTATTACATGACAAGACatttaataataatgatacaTCCCTACAAATTCCAGGCACAAGGCTGCTCGAATATTTGGATCTATATTGGAAGAGTAACAATGGTAACCATGAATCTCTATGGATACACGAATTTAATAAACATGGCACGTGCATTAGTACAATTAGACCAGAGTGCTATGCTGAATGGGAAGCTAATAGTGttgacaaaaaaagagcGGTATATGATTATTTTAGAATAACTTATAAcctatttaaaaaattggaCACTTTTGCAAcactgaagaaaaatggcatTATACCAAGTGTAGATAATTCTTATTCTTTGGAACAGATAAAGGCTGCGCTCAGGAAAGAGTTTGAAGGAAAGCAAGTCTTCATCGGTTGTGATAGACATAATACTTTAAACGAAGTATGGTACTACCACCATTTGAAGGGTTCGCTTTTGAGCGAAATGTTTGTACCTATGGATTCGCTTGCCGTTCGAACAAATTGCAGGaaagataatattaaattttTCCCAAAAGGTTATGTTCCACCTTTTAGGAGAAGGCCCAATAAGGGAGAAGGATACAGAGGAGTCGTTCGTCTATCGAACATTAATAATGGCGATCAAATGCAAGGTTTTCTGATCAAGAATGGACACTGGATGAGTCAAGGTACACCGGCAAATTACGAGTTGATTAAATCTCCTTATGGGAATTACTATTTGAGGACTACCCAAGGGTTTTGTGACGTTatttcgtcttcatctAATGAATTGGTTTGCAAATTCAGAAACATTAAGGATGCAGGCCAATTCGATTTTGATTCAACAAAAGGAGGAGACGGATATATTGGTTATTCTGGTAAGTACAGCTGGGGCGGTAACACTTATCCAAGGAGAAGGAACCAAAGCcctattttttctataaaTGGTGAACAAGGTTCTAAGAAATACGAATTCAAATTAAAATTTAccaaaaattaa
- the TFB2 gene encoding TFIIH/NER complex subunit TFB2 (Subunit of TFIIH and nucleotide excision repair factor 3 complexes~similar to YPL122C): protein MSDYSLKHSVTQYLEEIPQQVQNRLYTSPATCLAIYRILPPLAKFFIMAMVFNENEVPLLDLDKWVNSNGKLQFQDAIKSMKSLHLLIPNKSSGTLMINLNPTFKISLRNALTGGEVQNSFGIVVEDNVVSLDLLDEYSANKWETILHFMVGTPLAKIPSEKVLNLLKHSKLMEEVNSTGEFKITNEGFQFLLQEINSQLWTLLLQYLKMIETSKMDLVDVLHFIFMLGALEVGKAYKIDALSETQRIMLQDMRDYGLVFQKHSNDSIFYPTKLALMLTSDTKTIRSASNAMDSVLRQNREEPSVNEDGANGKSTTDITTSDDLNKAGLKNQDIPDGSLIVETNFKIYSYSNSPLQIAVLSLFVHLKARFVNMVLGQITRESIRRALTNGITADQIIAYLETHAHPQMRRLAEEKLEKKLELDPNCKEPLQVLPPTVVDQIRLWQLELDRVITYEGSLYSDFETSQEYNLLSQYAQDIGVLLWKDDKKKKFFISKEGNSQVLDFAKRKLKKKQ, encoded by the coding sequence ATGAGTGACTATTCCTTGAAGCATTCGGTCACTCaatatttggaagaaattccTCAGCAAGTGCAAAATAGGCTTTATACCTCACCAGCCACATGTCTGGCTATCTATAGAATTTTACCACCATTAgctaaattttttattatggCAATGGTTTTTAACGAAAATGAAGTACCTCTGTTAGATTTGGATAAATGGGTTAATTCTAATGGTAAATTGCAGTTTCAAGATGCAATAAAATCGATGAAGTCTTTGCATCTTCTTATACCAAACAAATCTTCTGGTACTTTGATGATCAACCTGAACCCGACGTTCAAAATTAGCCTGAGAAACGCATTAACGGGTGGGGAAGTTCAAAATTCGTTTGGTATTGTTGTAGAGGATAACGTAGTTAGCTTAGACTTGTTGGATGAATATTCAGCAAATAAATGGGAAACAATATTACATTTCATGGTTGGCACTCCACTCGCTAAAATCCCATCTGAAAAGGTACTAAACCTTTTGAAACACAGTAAACTTATGGAAGAGGTAAACTCCACTGGAGAGTTCAAAATCACTAATGAGGGtttccaatttcttttacaaGAAATCAACTCCCAATTATGGACTTTATTATTACAATACTTAAAAATGATTGAAACATCTAAAATGGATTTGGTCGATGTCCTGCATTTTATCTTCATGTTAGGCGCACTAGAAGTTGGTAAGGCTTACAAAATCGATGCACTAAGCGAAACACAAAGGATTATGTTACAAGATATGAGAGACTATGGTTTGGTATTCCAGAAGCATTCAAATGATAGCATCTTTTATCCAACAAAATTAGCTTTAATGCTAACCTCCGATACCAAAACAATCAGATCTGCCTCCAATGCGATGGATAGTGTACTGAGACAGAATAGAGAAGAGCCGTCAGTAAATGAAGATGGTGCCAACGGTAAATCTACAACAGATATCACTACATCAGATGATTTGAACAAAGCTGGTCTAAAAAATCAAGATATACCCGATGGTTCGTTAATTGTAGAAACAAATTTTAAGATTTATTCATATTCTAATTCACCTTTGCAAATTGCGGTTTTGTCTCTTTTTGTCCATTTAAAGGCAAGATTTGTGAATATGGTATTGGGCCAAATAACAAGGGAATCTATAAGAAGAGCACTGACTAATGGTATCACTGCAGATCAAATCATTGCCTATTTGGAGACGCACGCACATCCCCAAATGAGAAGGTTGGCAGAAGAAAAgctggaaaagaaattagagCTGGACCCCAACTGTAAGGAGCCTTTACAAGTTTTGCCTCCTACCGTCGTGGATCAAATCAGATTATGGCAATTAGAGTTAGATAGAGTCATAACATATGAGGGTTCGCTTTATTCTGATTTTGAGACTAGTCAAGAATACAATTTACTGAGTCAATATGCTCAAGATATTGGCGTTCTGTTATGGAAAGatgacaaaaagaagaaatttttcatttcgaAGGAAGGTAATTCTCAAGTACTTGATTTCgctaaaagaaaattgaaaaagaaacaataa
- the MEI5 gene encoding Mei5p (Meiosis-specific protein involved in meiotic recombination~similar to YPL121C), with protein MHDQEEWLDKDKTLVNEEENAGNNHSHAKKDFNNHRVGKSGIKELKKHANQKEISIQNRELTKQLTILRQENNHLQQACKILSENKITENRKSIEKWRTICEMELSFILNSTLIKINRMGGYKDFLEKEMEAKKRRLEYQIDSGMEDQIYDIKESEEFKQLSKVEQQEWESQMNEQLKELEKNKIAELEKLNKVLLDCEGKEFGMAELCIRLKLDYNLIFPQ; from the coding sequence ATGCACGATCAAGAAGAGTGGCTAGACAAGGACAAAACTTTGGtaaacgaagaagaaaacgcCGGTAATAACCATTCTCATGCAAAAAAGGACTTTAATAACCATCGGGTCGGTAAAAGTGGTATTAAGGAGTTGAAGAAGCATGCGAACCAGAAGGAGATTTCAATACAAAATAGGGAGTTGACGAAGCAACTTACTATTCTCagacaagaaaataacCACTTACAGCAGGCTTGTAAAATTCTCAGTGAAAATAAGATTACGGAAAACAGGAAATCCATAGAAAAATGGAGAACAATTTGTGAGATGGAACTTTCTTTCATATTAAATTCTACCTTAATTAAAATTAATAGAATGGGCGGCTATAAAGACTTTctagaaaaggaaatggAGGCAAAAAAGAGGAGATTGGAATATCAGATTGACAGCGGTATGGAAGATCAAATTTATGATATAAAGGAAAGTGAAGAATTTAAGcaactttcaaaagttgAGCAACAAGAGTGGGAAAGTCAAATGAATGAACAGCTGAAAgagttggaaaaaaataaaatagcGGAGTTGGAGAAACTAAATAAGGTGCTGCTTGACTGCGAGGGGAAAGAGTTTGGCATGGCAGAACTATGCATTAGGTTAAAACTTGATTATAACTTAATCTTCCCACAGTGA
- the VPS30 gene encoding beclin 1 (Subunit of phosphatidylinositol (PtdIns) 3-kinase complexes I and II~similar to YPL120W) has protein sequence MKCQTCHLPLQLDPSLEGLSLTQRNLLLSHNSITAATNENTISNKGIEAHNNRAPQIPKERLRRLGEIQNIKDLNLIDDKLTTDSFVFLNHDEDDSANITSNSRNDQDYGNANGDGNKKVNSDAFDGNSTFRDHDEEEQEATDEDENQQIQLNSKTLSTQVNAMTNVFNILSSQTNIDFPICQDCCNILINRLKSEYDDAIKERDTYAQFLSKLESQNKEISESIEEKQYSDNLSENENLKKEEQRLLEQLLRLEMTDNDLDGELIRLQEKRVQLENEKLQKLSDQNLMDLNNIQFNKNLQSLKLQYELSLNQLDKLRKINIFNATFKISHSGPFATINGLRLGSIPEAVVPWKEINAALGQLILLLATINKNLKINLVDYELQPMGSFSKIKKRVVNSVEYNNSTTNTPSDWLILPVYYDENFNLGRIFRKETKFDKSLETTLEIISQITQQLSTIASSLPSQTTPASQDGSSIDNRNDTENCTSILELPYIMNKDKINGLSVKLHGSGPNLEWTTAMKFLLTNVKWLLAFSSNLLSKSITLSPTVNHNDNTVNSN, from the coding sequence ATGAAGTGCCAGACGTGTCACTTGCCTCTGCAACTGGACCCGTCTTTAGAAGGTCTTAGTTTAACCCAACGAAATTTACTACTTTCACATAATTCAATTACTGCTGCAACGAATGAAAATACCATTTCCAACAAGGGAATTGAAGCTCACAATAACCGTGCACCTCAAATACCGAAAGAAAGGCTAAGGCGATTAGGAGAGATTCAGAACATAAAAGATCTGAATTTGATAGACGATAAACTGACCACTGATTcgtttgtttttcttaaccacgatgaagatgatagTGCTAACATTACGAGCAATAGCAGAAATGATCAAGATTATGGAAATGCAAACGGAGATGGCAACAAAAAGGTTAATAGTGATGCTTTTGATGGAAACAGCACCTTTCGAGATCACGACGAAGAGGAACAAGAAGCCACagatgaagacgaaaacCAACAAATACAATTGAATTCCAAGACTTTGTCCACACAAGTCAATGCAATGACCAATGTATTTAACATTCTGTCATCTCAAACAAACATAGACTTTCCTATCTGTCAGGATTGCTGTAATATCTTGATAAACAGACTAAAGAGTGAGTACGATGATgcaataaaagaaagagataCCTACGCTCAATTTTTATCCAAGTTAGAAAGCCAAAACAAGGAAATATCAGAAAGTATTGAAGAGAAGCAGTATTCAGATAATCTTTCAGAAAAcgaaaatttaaaaaaggAGGAGCAAAGACTTTTAGAGCAGCTATTGCGTTTGGAAATGACAGATAATGATTTAGATGGAGAGCTAATTCGTTTACAGGAAAAACGGGTTCAACTAGAAAATGAGaaacttcaaaaactgAGCGATCAGAATTTAATGGATTTAAATAACATACAattcaacaaaaatttacagTCATTAAAGCTGCAATACGAATTGTCCTTGAATCAATTGGACAAATTGAGGAAgatcaatattttcaacGCTACTTTCAAAATCTCACACAGCGGTCCCTTTGCCACTATAAATGGATTGAGATTGGGCAGTATACCGGAAGCGGTGGTACcttggaaagaaatcaaTGCAGCACTGGGCCAATTGATTCTTTTGCTAGCTAccataaataaaaatctaAAGATAAACTTAGTAGACTACGAGTTACAACCAATGggttcattttcaaaaattaaaaaaagagtagTCAACAGTGTCGAATATAACAATTCCACTACGAATACTCCCAGTGATTGGTTGATCCTACCTGTCTACTATGATGAGAATTTCAATTTGGGGAGAATCTTCCGCAAGGAAACGAAGTTCGATAAATCGTTAGAAACAACATTAGAAATAATATCACAAATTACTCAGCAGCTTTCTACGATAGCGTCATCATTGCCGTCTCAAACTACCCCTGCAAGCCAAGATGGATCTTCAATAGATAACAGAAATGACACTGAAAATTGTACTTCCATTCTCGAATTACCCTATATCATGAATAAGGACAAGATCAATGGATTATCCGTCAAATTGCATGGTAGTGGTCCCAATCTTGAATGGACAACGGCTATGAAGTTTTTATTAACGAATGTAAAGTGGTTGTTAGCGTTCTCTTCCAATCTATTATCCAAGTCAATTACTTTAAGCCCTACAGTGAATCATAATGATAATACAGTCAACAGTAACTAA
- the DBP1 gene encoding putative DEAD-box ATP-dependent RNA helicase DBP1 (ATP-dependent RNA helicase of the DEAD-box protein family~similar to YPL119C): MADLPQKVAKLSINSKENGDDGGKPSYVPPHLRSRGKQTFEGTITKKEEKAPGGDFFRRTGRQAGDNGGFFGFSKERNGGASTNYNRGGSSGGYKSSGSRWVDGKHIPGPKNARLEAELFGVHEDPDYHSSGIKFDNYDDIPVDASGKDVPEPILEFSSPPLDALLMENIKLAGFNKPTPVQKYSIPIVTKGRDLMACAQTGSGKTGGFLFPLFTELFRSGPSPVPEKAQSFYSRKGYPSALVLAPTRELATQIFEEARKFTYRSWVRPCVVYGGAPIGNQMREVDRGCDLLVATPGRLNDLLERGKISLANIKYLVLDEADRMLDMGFEPQIRHIVEECDMPSVGNRQTLMFSATFPVDIQHLARDFLDNYIFLSVGRVGSTSENITQRILYVDDMDKKSALLDLLSAEHKGLTLIFVETKRMADQLTDFLIMQNFKATAIHGDRTQAERERALSAFKANIADILVATAVAARGLDIPNVTHVINYDLPSDIDDYVHRIGRTGRAGNTGVATSFFNSNNQNIVKGLIEILNEANQEVPTFLSDLSRQNSRGSRTRGGGGFFNSRNNGSRDYRKHGGNGSFGSTRPRNTGTSNWGSSGGGFRNDNEKSGFGNSNASWW, from the coding sequence atggcagACTTGCCTCAGAAAGTAGCTAAATTAAGTATCAacagcaaagaaaatggtgaTGATGGCGGCAAACCCTCGTATGTCCCACCACATTTAAGAAGTAGGGGAAAACAAACATTTGAGGGAACTAtcaccaaaaaagaagagaaggCCCCAGGTGGAGATTTTTTTAGGCGTACCGGAAGGCAAGCTGGGGACAATGGCGgtttttttggcttttctAAGGAAAGAAATGGAGGAGCGAGTACAAACTATAACCGCGGAGGCAGCTCAGGTGGTTACAAGTCATCTGGAAGCAGATGGGTAGATGGCAAGCATATACCTGGACCCAAGAATGCGAGATTAGAGGCCGAATTGTTTGGCGTACATGAGGATCCAGATTACCATTCATCTGGTATCAAGTTTGATAATTACGATGATATTCCCGTAGACGCGTCTGGTAAAGACGTTCCCGAACCAATATTAGAGTTCAGCTCTCCTCCTCTGGATGCACTGTTAATGGAGAATATCAAACTAGCTGGTTTCAACAAACCTACTCcagttcaaaaatattctatTCCCATAGTTACCAAAGGTAGGGATTTGATGGCATGCGCCCAAACAGGTTCAGGTAAGACAGGTGGGTTTTTGTTTCCGCTGTTTACGGAATTATTCAGATCTGGTCCCTCCCCAGTACCTGAGAAGGCTCAGAGCTTTTATTCTAGAAAAGGATACCCATCCGCTTTAGTGCTTGCACCAACTAGGGAATTAGCCacccaaatttttgaagaggCAAGAAAATTTACGTACAGGTCGTGGGTTAGACCATGCGTCGTCTATGGTGGTGCGCCAATCGGTAACCAAATGAGGGAAGTCGACCGCGGTTGTGACTTACTGGTGGCTACTCCAGGGCGGCTGAATGACTTATTAGAACgtggaaaaatttctttggcCAATATCAAATACCTTGTCTTGGATGAAGCAGATCGAATGCTAGATATGGGGTTCGAACCACAAATTCGCCATATTGTTGAGGAATGTGATATGCCTTCCGTTGGAAATAGGCAAACCTTAATGTTTTCTGCCACATTCCCGGTAGATATCCAGCATTTGGCCCGCGATTTCTTAGACAATTACATCTTTTTGTCTGTAGGAAGAGTTGGCTCCACTTCAGAGAATATCACGCAGAGAATATTATATGTGGATGACATGGACAAAAAGTCTGCGTTGCTAGATTTACTGTCTGCGGAACATAAGGGATTGACATTGATCTTCGTTGAAACGAAAAGGATGGCCGATCAACTAACTGATTTCTTGATCAtgcaaaattttaaagCTACAGCCATCCATGGTGACCGTACACAGGCTGAACGTGAACGCGCCTTATCCGCTTTCAAAGCTAACATAGCTGATATTCTGGTTGCAACAGCTGTAGCAGCGAGAGGTTTGGATATACCGAATGTCACACATGTCATTAATTATGATTTACCCTCCGACATTGATGATTACGTTCACAGAATCGGTAGAACAGGCCGTGCCGGTAACACAGGTGTGGCtacttcatttttcaatagtaATAACCAGAATATTGTGAAAGGCTTGATCGAAATTTTAAACGAAGCTAACCAAGAAGTTCCCACGTTTTTAAGTGACCTGTCAAGACAAAATTCAAGAGGCAGTAGAACTAGGGGAGGTGGAGGTTTTTTCAATAGCCGTAACAACGGTTCAAGGGACTACCGTAAGCATGGGGGAAATGGCTCCTTTGGAAGTACGAGGCCAAGAAATACTGGGACATCGAATTGGGGTTCTAGCGGAGGTGGATTTagaaatgataatgaaaaaagcgGCTTTGGAAATAGCAATGCTTCATGGTGGTAA
- the MRP51 gene encoding mitochondrial 37S ribosomal protein bS1m (Mitochondrial ribosomal protein of the small subunit~similar to YPL118W) gives MTLAELLGRSRIAQVANNHKPLTYTGKKFHPTHQIIETKPSTLYRQEWGLKSAIPSKIKSRYLVYNDLDTLERITTFEPRGGTQWNRLRFQEMGVPIVSNIGRQNPFFKDISRPEDESDARLSLFKEMKGDADISPAAMEKRLKKITALIRSFQNEFKEWLVENHPDELKLNSNKLEDYVVKFLNKKLETKANNKFNTEIIGTGGLSYGLSGKLKNSPNGVIQRTVVPGRVLNVVKENNDNKWLAAIGGFVADVVFFQSPPNSFNSMGDFIRMKTFLFEILEASMEKNGSVSMHARLLEPQNDKTREFFNKRPIYKPLTARRARRPSVGNIQEANNLLNIIKGN, from the coding sequence ATGACGTTGGCAGAGTTACTTGGACGGTCGAGAATAGCTCAAGTAGCGAACAATCATAAACCGTTGACATACACCggtaaaaaatttcacccAACACATCAAATCATCGAAACAAAGCCTTCGACGCTATACAGACAAGAATGGGGGTTGAAATCTGCTATTCCCTCAAAAATTAAATCTCGATATTTGGTGTACAACGATTTGGACACATTAGAAAGAATCACAACATTCGAACCTAGAGGCGGTACACAATGGAATAGGCTAAGATTTCAGGAAATGGGAGTACCAATTGTATCTAATATAGGCAGACAaaatccatttttcaaGGACATATCACGTCCTGAGGATGAATCCGATGCTAGATTGTCcttattcaaagaaatgaaaggGGATGCAGATATTTCGCCTGCTGCGATGGAAAAGCgtttgaagaagataacaGCACTAATCAGGTCGTTTCAAaatgaattcaaagaatgGTTGGTGGAAAATCATCCGGATGAATTGAAACTAAATTCCAATAAGCTGGAAGACTATGTCGTGAAATTTCTGAACAAAAAGTTGGAGACAAAAGCGAATAATAAATTTAACACTGAGATCATAGGTACAGGTGGGTTATCATACGGCTTATCGGgaaagctgaaaaattcaccAAACGGTGTCATTCAGAGGACTGTAGTCCCCGGTAGAGTCTTGAACGTTGTTAAGGAGAACAACGACAATAAATGGCTGGCAGCTATTGGTGGGTTTGTTGCCGATGTGGTATTTTTCCAATCTCCACCCAATTCCTTTAATTCTATGGGAGATTTCATCAGAATGAAAACGTTCTTGTTTGAGATCTTGGAGGCATCCATGGAGAAAAACGGTTCTGTTTCAATGCACGCTAGATTACTGGAGCCACAAAATGACAAGACcagagaatttttcaataagaGACCAATCTATAAACCGCTGACTGCTAGAAGGGCCCGCCGACCATCAGTGGGAAACATCCAAGAGGCTAACAACCTTTTGAATATAATTAAgggaaattga
- the IDI1 gene encoding isopentenyl-diphosphate delta-isomerase IDI1 (Isopentenyl diphosphate:dimethylallyl diphosphate isomerase~similar to YPL117C) has product MTADNNSVPDGAVSSYAKLVQNQTPEDILEEFPEIIPLQQRPNTRSSETSNDKSGETCFSGHDEEQIKLMNENCIVLDWDDNAIGAGTKKVCHLMENIEKGLLHRAFSVFIFNEQGELLLQQRATEKITFPDLWTNTCCSHPLCIDDELGLKGKLDDKINGAITAAVRKLDHELGIPEDETKANGKFHFLNRIHYMAPSNEPWGEHEIDYILFYKINAKENLTVNPNVNEVRDFKWVSPNDLKTMFADPSYKFTPWFKIICENYLFNWWEQLDDLSEVENDRRIHRML; this is encoded by the coding sequence ATGACTGCCGACAACAATAGCGTGCCTGATGGTGCAGTATCTAGTTACGCCAAGTTAGTGCAAAACCAAACACCTGAAGACATCTTGGAAGAATTTCCAGAAATTATTCCATTACAACAAAGACCTAATACTCGATCTAGTGAGACGTCAAATGACAAGAGCGGGGAAACCTGTTTTTCTGGTCATGACGAGGAACAAATCAAGTTAATGAACGAAAATTGTATTGTTTTGGATTGGGACGATAATGCTATTGGTGCCGGTACCAAGAAGGTTTGTCATTTgatggaaaatattgaaaagggTTTACTACATCGTGCATTCtctgttttcattttcaatgaacAGGGCGAATTACTTTTACAACAAAGAGCCACTGAAAAAATCACTTTCCCCGACCTTTGGACTAACACATGTTGCTCTCATCCATTATGTATTGATGACGAGTTGGGCTTGAAAGGTAAACTAGACGATAAGATTAATGGCGCAATTACTGCCGCAGTGAGAAAGTTGGATCATGAATTGGGTATTCCAGAAGACGAAACCAAGGCAAACGGTAAGTTTCACTTTTTAAACAGGATTCATTACATGGCACCAAGCAATGAACCATGGGGTGAACATGAAATTGATTATATCCTATTTTATAAGATCAACGCTAAAGAAAACTTGACTGTCAATCCGAACGTCAATGAAGTTAGAGACTTCAAATGGGTTTCACCAAATGACCTGAAAACTATGTTTGCTGATCCAAGTTACAAATTTACGCCTTGGTTCAAGATTATTTGCGagaattatttatttaactGGTGGGAGCAATTAGATGACCTTTCCGAAGTCGAAAATGACAGACGAATCCATAGAATGCTATAA